In Providencia sneebia DSM 19967, one DNA window encodes the following:
- a CDS encoding ABC transporter ATP-binding protein: MNNNRLEIHSLTLGYQENIICHDISLAIPNNQFTVIIGPNGCGKSTLLRSLCRLLKPLSGHVSLDNEPLSRYSSKNLARQIALLPQTMQAPSGITVMDLVARGRFPHQSLMHQWSQEDKQAVTESMQLTGVMEFADKQIESLSGGQRQRAWVAMILAQQTEIILLDEPTTYLDIAYQIELLNIFQRLNQQQGRTIVTVLHDLNQACRYADNLIVMAKGMIVAQGKPENIISEKLVKQVFDLDCLIIPDPVVGTPMVIPC; this comes from the coding sequence ATGAATAATAATCGATTAGAAATCCATTCATTAACGCTGGGTTACCAAGAAAATATCATCTGCCATGATATTTCGTTAGCGATCCCAAATAATCAATTTACCGTGATCATTGGTCCTAATGGATGCGGTAAATCCACGTTGTTACGTAGCCTATGTCGTTTATTAAAACCCTTATCTGGTCATGTTTCGCTAGATAATGAGCCTTTATCTCGCTATTCATCGAAAAATCTTGCTCGCCAAATCGCTTTGTTACCACAAACAATGCAAGCACCATCAGGTATTACTGTAATGGATTTAGTGGCAAGAGGGCGATTTCCTCACCAAAGTTTAATGCATCAGTGGAGTCAGGAAGACAAACAAGCTGTTACAGAATCAATGCAATTAACAGGCGTCATGGAGTTTGCAGATAAACAAATTGAGTCATTGTCTGGAGGACAACGGCAACGTGCATGGGTAGCGATGATCTTAGCACAACAAACTGAAATTATTTTACTCGATGAACCAACGACTTATCTCGATATTGCTTATCAAATTGAGCTATTAAATATCTTTCAGCGCTTAAATCAACAGCAAGGAAGAACCATTGTTACTGTATTGCACGATCTAAACCAAGCTTGTCGCTATGCCGATAACCTAATCGTCATGGCCAAAGGAATGATTGTCGCTCAAGGTAAACCTGAAAATATCATCAGCGAAAAATTAGTTAAGCAAGTATTTGATTTAGATTGTTTAATTATACCCGATCCAGTCGTTGGTACGCCGATGGTCATTCCTTGTTAA
- a CDS encoding TonB-dependent receptor gives MSGAPILYTKRKTINIMLHVALFSTFWAISPTSFAAETTQELDTSAQENKKRDNHSDVLIVTGEKLNKSIYDTGSSVVVYDYKQIEDIPNPDVNTLLQMTPNIVDTGNSNALPAIRGVDGSGPAQGAIAFLAGTRPRVNFSVDGRSFTYNEFGYGAQSLWDVDTVEIFRDPQSYVQGRNAIAGAILVKTLDPTFYWEGAVKGGLGQQGFQQTAAMVSGPLIEDKLAFRFTVEKQERESFTKMDSYSPVGNPRDIESTTVRGKLLYEPLDMPEFKSKLTFTHMDSQSPQNEAKMAKNLAPDAASRFRPVVERKTTSGIWNTSWEANENLTWENTLIYTDFTTHRRTKAPTPRADIDAKEFELEPMLRFKTDSDILNGIVGIRYFHSKQNEFVDLFGGSYYDDKTETSSAYGSLTYTVVPEVDITLSGRFEREQHTRKGGSPAVMIDFDETYNTFLPKADFAWKPIKNQTVGFAVGRGYNGGGAGVTIGKPIVTYTYSPEYVWNYSLYGRNSLLDNKLSIMTNLFYNDYKDMQLPFYLGPDSTTIRNAKKVETYGAEFNVAYQPIESLELNTGVGLLRTKIKDFGDSGIEGKELARAPNYTTNVGAKYQLTSSVDISGNVQFSGDYFSQANNNENSKIDSFWVANLQLGYDFKWGRATVFAQNLFDSDKRILIPDNNIETAIYQRPRMLGATMELRF, from the coding sequence ATGTCAGGTGCTCCAATTCTCTACACAAAAAGAAAAACAATTAACATAATGCTCCATGTTGCTTTATTCAGCACATTTTGGGCTATATCACCAACCAGTTTTGCAGCAGAAACGACTCAAGAATTAGATACATCAGCACAAGAAAATAAAAAACGCGATAACCATAGCGATGTCTTAATCGTGACAGGGGAAAAGCTGAATAAATCAATCTATGACACAGGCTCCAGTGTTGTGGTGTACGATTATAAGCAAATTGAAGATATCCCCAATCCTGATGTCAACACATTATTACAAATGACACCTAATATCGTCGATACTGGGAACAGCAACGCTCTCCCCGCTATTCGTGGTGTAGATGGCTCTGGACCTGCCCAAGGTGCTATTGCTTTTCTAGCAGGAACGCGCCCTCGAGTTAACTTTTCAGTTGATGGCCGTTCATTTACCTATAACGAATTTGGTTATGGTGCTCAGTCACTATGGGACGTTGATACCGTTGAAATATTCCGTGATCCGCAAAGTTATGTTCAAGGTCGTAATGCGATTGCAGGTGCTATTTTAGTCAAAACTCTAGACCCTACATTTTATTGGGAAGGTGCAGTAAAAGGTGGTTTAGGGCAGCAAGGATTCCAACAAACGGCAGCCATGGTTTCTGGGCCATTAATTGAAGATAAGCTCGCCTTTCGTTTCACGGTTGAAAAACAAGAACGAGAAAGCTTTACTAAAATGGATAGCTATTCTCCTGTTGGCAACCCGCGCGATATTGAATCAACAACTGTTCGTGGAAAACTCTTATACGAACCGCTCGATATGCCTGAATTTAAAAGTAAATTAACATTTACTCATATGGATAGCCAATCGCCACAAAACGAAGCTAAAATGGCGAAAAACTTAGCTCCAGACGCAGCTTCTCGTTTCCGTCCCGTCGTTGAACGAAAAACCACCAGCGGTATTTGGAACACATCTTGGGAAGCTAATGAGAATTTAACTTGGGAAAATACCTTAATCTATACAGACTTTACAACACATCGCCGTACTAAAGCACCAACACCTCGTGCTGATATTGATGCAAAAGAATTTGAATTAGAGCCTATGTTACGTTTTAAAACAGATAGCGACATTTTGAACGGGATTGTCGGTATTCGTTATTTCCATAGTAAACAAAATGAATTTGTTGATCTTTTTGGTGGAAGTTACTATGACGATAAAACAGAAACTTCATCAGCCTATGGTTCATTAACTTATACCGTTGTTCCTGAAGTGGATATCACTTTATCTGGGCGTTTTGAACGAGAACAACACACCCGTAAAGGCGGCAGCCCTGCGGTGATGATTGATTTTGATGAAACTTATAATACCTTCTTACCTAAAGCTGATTTTGCTTGGAAGCCAATAAAAAACCAAACTGTTGGTTTTGCTGTTGGTCGAGGTTATAACGGTGGGGGCGCAGGTGTTACTATCGGCAAACCTATCGTAACTTACACTTATTCCCCTGAATATGTATGGAATTACAGCTTATATGGTCGAAATAGTTTGCTAGATAATAAACTTTCAATAATGACCAACCTTTTCTATAACGATTACAAAGATATGCAGCTGCCTTTCTATTTAGGGCCTGATTCCACAACTATCCGTAATGCCAAGAAAGTCGAAACCTATGGTGCTGAATTCAATGTTGCTTATCAACCCATTGAATCATTAGAATTAAATACTGGAGTTGGTTTGTTACGAACCAAAATTAAAGACTTTGGTGATAGTGGCATAGAAGGTAAAGAATTAGCCCGTGCACCAAACTATACCACAAATGTAGGCGCTAAATATCAATTAACATCATCCGTTGATATCAGTGGAAATGTGCAATTCTCTGGTGATTATTTCTCTCAAGCAAATAATAACGAAAACTCAAAAATAGATTCATTTTGGGTCGCTAATTTGCAACTAGGTTATGACTTCAAATGGGGACGAGCAACCGTATTTGCACAAAACCTATTTGACTCAGATAAACGCATTTTGATCCCCGATAACAACATCGAAACTGCAATTTATCAACGTCCTAGAATGTTAGGCGCAACAATGGAGCTGCGTTTCTAA
- a CDS encoding FecCD family ABC transporter permease has product MKWQKSNKVWHFFHYSWVISTRSAVICSILLLMVIVISFLAVTTGKFSIDFPTFINILRGGEQGSIQQKIVIDIRLPRLLAGIGVGAALGVAGAIFQSISRNVLGSPDVIGFTTGAATGALLQIIVFNGSVPAIALSTIVGGLMTALVVYLLSLKRGVMSSYTLILTGIGVGAILQAFNSLLLVKGNIDNATIANLWLAGSLNARTWHHVYPVFIGLLILLPFIAIHARALTLIEMGDDMAQQLGVNVAKTRWMMIFSAVLLSSLATACAGPIAFVALAAPQLVIRLSSTNKLPIIGSALMGALLLICADLLSQQLPFSLTLPVGLMTGIIGGLYLLWLLTRNSRI; this is encoded by the coding sequence ATGAAATGGCAAAAAAGTAACAAAGTTTGGCATTTTTTCCACTACTCTTGGGTAATATCAACCCGTAGTGCAGTTATTTGTAGCATTTTACTACTAATGGTCATTGTCATTTCATTTTTAGCCGTAACCACGGGTAAGTTTTCAATTGATTTCCCCACCTTCATCAATATTCTACGTGGCGGTGAACAAGGTTCAATTCAACAAAAAATCGTGATAGATATACGTTTGCCTCGATTACTTGCAGGTATCGGTGTTGGTGCAGCTTTAGGCGTTGCTGGAGCGATATTTCAGTCGATCTCTCGCAATGTTTTAGGTTCCCCCGATGTCATTGGTTTTACTACAGGTGCCGCGACTGGGGCACTACTACAAATTATCGTATTTAACGGTAGCGTCCCTGCAATTGCCCTTTCAACGATTGTCGGTGGTTTAATGACCGCTCTTGTTGTCTACCTTTTATCCTTAAAACGTGGCGTAATGTCAAGTTATACGCTGATCTTAACGGGTATCGGAGTTGGTGCAATATTACAAGCATTTAACTCGTTATTATTAGTCAAAGGCAATATTGATAATGCAACTATTGCCAACCTTTGGCTGGCGGGATCACTTAATGCACGAACATGGCATCACGTTTATCCCGTATTTATTGGTTTGCTCATTTTACTCCCTTTCATTGCAATACATGCCAGAGCGCTCACTTTAATCGAAATGGGAGATGACATGGCTCAACAACTTGGCGTAAATGTCGCAAAAACACGATGGATGATGATTTTCAGTGCTGTACTACTCTCTTCATTAGCAACAGCATGTGCAGGTCCAATCGCCTTTGTTGCTCTTGCAGCACCTCAACTGGTTATCCGATTATCCAGTACAAATAAATTACCCATCATTGGTTCTGCATTAATGGGAGCACTATTATTAATTTGTGCCGACCTCCTATCACAACAGCTTCCTTTCAGCTTAACGCTGCCAGTCGGCTTGATGACGGGGATCATTGGCGGGCTATATTTACTCTGGTTATTAACACGTAACTCACGAATTTAA
- a CDS encoding iron chelate uptake ABC transporter family permease subunit codes for MTLLLDSLNTSEFMLSPKISVKLIILICCLLLVTFFVISLGVGSRSVSIPTTWQAFVAYDSTNSEHLLVRYLRFPRTLLAIVIGVALGAAGALMQAITRNPLADPGLLGINAGAMVAIVLVIACMGVTDITVYMWFGLLGAGLAGLCVYLLAGLHRGLNPIRMVLSGVALSIVLLAITHMVTVNSDEKVFDQFRHWVVGSLQGRSFDVLFPITSLVLIGCILATLLARSLDIVVLGNDLSHALGANQSKIWLLAATAIVLLAGSSTAAVGPISFLGLTAPHFARYLVGAGYRRILPMSMLIGATFMLVADCIGRIIGTPGEISVGIMLSLIGGPFFIYLVRHWRVMSL; via the coding sequence ATGACCTTGTTGCTCGATTCGCTAAACACGAGTGAGTTCATGTTGTCACCTAAAATTTCCGTTAAATTGATCATCTTAATCTGTTGCTTATTATTGGTTACCTTTTTTGTTATAAGCCTAGGCGTAGGTAGTCGCTCTGTTTCTATACCAACAACTTGGCAAGCTTTTGTTGCCTATGACAGTACCAATAGTGAGCACCTTCTTGTTCGTTACTTACGTTTTCCTCGTACCCTATTAGCTATTGTTATTGGTGTTGCGCTTGGTGCAGCAGGTGCATTAATGCAAGCAATAACTCGTAACCCCCTCGCTGATCCCGGTTTATTAGGCATCAATGCAGGCGCAATGGTTGCCATTGTTCTGGTGATTGCTTGTATGGGAGTGACTGATATCACTGTCTACATGTGGTTTGGCTTATTAGGGGCAGGCTTAGCTGGCCTTTGCGTCTATTTATTAGCCGGTTTACACCGTGGATTAAATCCTATTCGCATGGTGTTGTCTGGTGTTGCACTCTCGATTGTATTATTGGCTATCACCCACATGGTCACGGTGAATAGTGATGAAAAGGTATTTGACCAATTTCGTCATTGGGTTGTCGGATCACTCCAAGGCCGCAGTTTTGATGTGCTATTTCCTATCACCTCACTGGTTCTGATTGGTTGTATTCTTGCTACTTTACTCGCCAGATCATTAGATATCGTTGTCTTAGGTAATGACCTAAGTCATGCACTTGGTGCTAATCAAAGTAAAATCTGGCTACTTGCCGCTACCGCCATTGTATTACTTGCAGGAAGCTCAACCGCCGCAGTTGGGCCAATTAGTTTTCTGGGTCTTACCGCCCCACATTTTGCTCGTTATCTTGTGGGTGCGGGTTATCGCCGCATCCTTCCGATGTCAATGTTGATAGGGGCAACCTTCATGTTAGTTGCAGATTGTATTGGCAGGATCATTGGCACTCCCGGAGAAATCAGTGTTGGTATAATGCTGTCACTGATTGGCGGTCCGTTCTTTATTTACCTAGTTAGGCATTGGCGAGTTATGTCTTTATGA
- the fepB gene encoding Fe2+-enterobactin ABC transporter substrate-binding protein, whose protein sequence is MLRILTCASILLFTISSFSFASTKDEANVDSQSWPRTFHNADGSTVEIKTKPKRILSTSVSVTGTLLAIDAPVIASSTAANGLYFAQWDNIAKQKGIEKLWSVGSVDLEMAYAVAPDLIVVSINGGDTVYPQVAQFQQIAPTIVVDYGQQSWESLAVQLGQATGQEKTAAEVLQRFEKLVEESKAKLQHPKGDVNIVSYFGPGTVNPVSLKTSPQAILLQQLGFTIESAPLEWQPKDKPVSDFVWAQYEHLTQLTAPTTFLLRATNKDAENFMADPILANINSVKNKQVYGLGENSFRVDYYSAQEMINDLVARFAKHE, encoded by the coding sequence ATGTTAAGAATACTGACCTGCGCCTCAATCCTACTCTTTACCATCAGTTCATTTAGCTTTGCAAGTACTAAAGACGAAGCAAATGTAGATAGCCAATCATGGCCAAGAACCTTTCATAATGCCGATGGTTCAACCGTGGAAATCAAAACCAAACCTAAGCGCATTTTGTCAACCTCAGTCTCAGTTACAGGAACACTACTCGCTATTGATGCGCCCGTTATTGCGAGTTCAACCGCAGCTAATGGTCTGTATTTCGCACAGTGGGATAACATTGCTAAACAAAAAGGTATTGAAAAACTGTGGTCTGTCGGAAGTGTTGATTTAGAAATGGCTTATGCCGTAGCGCCAGATTTAATTGTTGTGTCTATTAACGGCGGGGATACAGTTTACCCTCAAGTCGCTCAATTTCAACAAATTGCACCTACCATTGTTGTGGATTATGGCCAACAAAGCTGGGAAAGTTTAGCTGTACAACTTGGGCAAGCGACAGGACAAGAGAAAACAGCAGCGGAAGTATTACAACGTTTTGAGAAGTTAGTTGAGGAAAGTAAAGCTAAATTGCAGCACCCTAAAGGTGATGTCAATATTGTTTCCTATTTTGGCCCAGGAACCGTTAACCCTGTATCTTTGAAAACGAGCCCTCAAGCCATTTTATTGCAACAACTTGGCTTCACTATTGAAAGCGCCCCCCTTGAATGGCAACCGAAGGATAAACCTGTTTCCGACTTTGTTTGGGCTCAATATGAACATTTAACACAGCTTACAGCCCCCACCACTTTTTTATTACGTGCAACAAATAAAGATGCTGAAAATTTTATGGCCGATCCTATCCTTGCCAATATTAATTCTGTAAAAAATAAGCAAGTTTATGGCTTAGGAGAGAATTCATTTCGTGTCGATTATTATAGCGCTCAAGAAATGATTAATGACCTTGTTGCTCGATTCGCTAAACACGAGTGA